The genomic window ATAGCGGAGCCGAACCGGCGCGCGATTTTGAGCCTGCTGGCCTCGTCAGAGCAGTCGGTAGGAGAGATTGAGCGTCGACTTCGTATGCCGCAGCCTACGGTGTCAAAGCATCTGCGCGTCCTGCGTGAGGCCGGGTTCGTGGAATCCACGGTAGATGCACAACGTCGTCTCTACCGGCTGAAGCCTGGACCATTTCAGGAGCTTGACGAGTGGCTGGCACAGTTTCGCCGCTTCTGGTCCGCTCATGTCGATGCCCTTGAACGCCACCTCGATCGCATGGATGAAGATCAACCAACAACGCCGAAAAAAAAGACGAGAACAAGGCGGCGCAGCCCAAAACGGGAATCGGATTAAGGAGCTACGAAATGAAAATCAAATTGACCAGCGTATATGTGGACGATCAGGACAAAGCTCTGCGGTTCTATACAGAGGTACTGGGTTTTGCCAAGAAGACGGATTTCAGCCAGGGTCCCTATCGCTGGCTCACGGTGGCCTCGCCCGATGAGCCGGACGGCACTGAGCTGCAGCTGGCATTGAACAACAATCCTGCGGCGAAGGCGTATCAGCAGGCGATCTTTCAACAAAACCAGCCCGCGACCATGTTTTTCACCGCCGACATCCAAGGCGACTACGAGCGCATCAAGGCGCGCGGCGCCGAGTTCACGATGCCGCCAACCAACGTCACCGGCTCGACCATCGCGATGGTGAAAGACACCTGCGGCAACCTCATTCAGATCACCCAGTTGACACGCTATTCGGGTTGAGGAAAACCACGTGAGCGATCGCGAGCGGCAAGCTGAACGATTTCGGGAAGCGGATAAGTTGCTGCCTCAGTTGCGTCGATTCTGGTCCGCTTTTCTCGACGCTCTCGAACGCCACCTCGATCACATGGGAGAAGATTCCTCAACACGAATAAAAGATAAGACCAGGAGAACGAAATGACCGATCGCGAGCAGTACACACCGGGTCCGGCCAGCGGCGCGCAGGTAAAGAAAGACGGAGAAATGTGGACGCTCATTCTCACGAGAGAGCTGCGCCACAAGCCGGAAAAAGTGTGGCGAGCCCTCACCGAGCCGGCGCATCTGCGCGAGTGGGCTCCCTTTGAGGTTGATCGGAGCCTGGGTGCGGTGGGAAGCACGGTGAAGTTCGGCTGGGTGGGATCTCTCACGTCACAGGTTTCCGAAATAAAAGTGACGCGAGCCGACGCTCCGAAAGTGCTTGAGTACAGCTGGGGCGACGCGAATACTAGGTGGGAACTCGAACCTTTTGCCGGCGGTACGCGCCTCACGATGTGGCACAGCCTCAATCGCAGGTTTGTCGCAATGGGCGCTGCCGGATGGCACATCTGCTTCGACGTTCTGGATCGCCTTCTCAGCGGAAATCCGATCGGCCGTATCGCTGGAGCCGAAGTAATGAAGTTCGATGGCTGGCAGCGGCTGCACAAAGAGTACGCCAAACAATTCGGGATTGAACCACCGAAGTGGCCGCCTCAAGCGGCTCAAAACTCCTAAATCGAGGAACTATGAACCAACGGACGATATTTCGCTGGATTCACATCATCCTGGCCATTCCCATCATCGGCTATATCTATAGTCCGTTTGACAAAATTCCACAGTACGCTCACCCAACTCGGTATGTGTTCGTTCCTATAATGGTCCTTTCTGGACTCTGGATGTGGAAGGGCCATGTCGTTCGACGGCTGTTCTGGAAAAGACCGGCGTAAGAAAGTGCCCCAGTGAGGATTGGAGGTGTACATGAGCACCAAAAAGGCGATTGCAGTGGAATCTGCGTCCGCACGAATCGACGACAGGATCAAACAACTAGGCGACTGGCGCGGGAAGACACTCGCGAAAGTGCGCGAAATAATCCACGCCGCAGATCCTGAAATTGTCGAAGAGTGGAAGTGGGCGAAAGCAACGAATCCCGGAACACCCGTCTGGTCTCATAGCGGCATCGTCTGCACGGGAGAAACGTACAAGAGTGTCGTCAAGATGACATTCGCCAAAGGCGCTGAGTTGAAGGATCCTTCCCGTTTGTTCAACTCCAGCCTCGACGGGAATGTCCGGCGCGCGATCGACATCCACGAAAGCGACAAGATCAATGAGGCGGCGTTGAAGGATCTTATTCGCGCTGCAGTAGCGCTCAACCTCAAAGGCAAGGACAAGCCCAAACCGAAGCTCCAGCGAGCGACCAGCAAGCGGTTGGACTAAGTTCGTGATACCCGTGCGGAAAAGTCCACTCCGACTTCCCAGATTTCCCTTCTCTCTCGATCCAGCAGAGTCACAGAGACGTGCTACACTCCTTCGCACTGATCAGTATCTTTCTGGAGCAGGAGTGGTTATGCGTCGGTATGCCCTGGCGATCAGCATTATTGTTACAGTCGTGATCTGCGCGGCGCAGAGTAAGAAACTCGCTGAATATCCATTGCGTGTGCATATCTTTCGACGCAATGAGACTACCTTCTACCGCATGCGCGTGGCAGAGGCGGCAAAGGGCGAGGGGCGCGCCAACTTATTCGAGAACAGTGAGGCGCGGGGCATGGATTTTCAGTTCGATTGCGCCGAGCGGCTGCAAACGTCATCAGGCTTTGAGACTTTTCCCGCGAAGTGGAAGAAGCCGAACCAGGAACTCGAAGTCTTAATGCCCGAATTCGGCAAGGCTGATAAGTATGACAAGTGCAGGTTTAAAGTACAGATGAAAGACTTTGCCTACCTACAACATAACGGCATGCTGGCCACAGAGCCCATCGACCGCTACAAGGAATGGATGGTAAAGCACGATTACGATCCCGAACGCGGGAAGAACACGCCGACAATGAGCGAGCCGACTGGGCAGCCGGCGCAGGCGGCGCATCCGACACCATCGCAATAGTCCGAATCCGCGCTATTCTTCGGCCAACATTTTTCCCAATGTGGGCTTATGCTTTTTTTCTTTGCGCGATTCCTTCAGCTTGGGAATGCGCTGCACAGGAGGGGGCGACCCGATCGTCTCACGCGCCAGAGACTTTACCGCTTTTGTTGCGCTGAACTTCTTTTTTTTCTTTCTTTTTGGCATATTGTCACCCATCCGCTACCCCGCGGACGGTACTGACTGCACAACACAGCTCTACCGATCCGCTGGCCCAGACGGTACTGACCTATTCGGCTCAGCCGCACAGCTTTTGCTTCCCGCCATTATGCAATAATCGCCTCTGGCGACCGGCCGGAGGAACCGCATGGAAGAGCGCGAGATGTTCGATGAGAAAGAGCAGAAGCGGTCGCATACGCTGCTTTGTCCGCATTGCCGGCAGTCAGGAGAATATGAGCTCTCGTGGTTAGTGCGTACCAAGAAGCGCCAGCTCCCTGGTCGCGCTGATGAGCGCGATCGGGCCAGATTCGCCAAGGCACGTTCCTATATGGTCCGCAGAGATGACATGGTCGCCTGCAAAAATATGCGCTGTCGCAAACGTTTTGAGGTTGTGGGGATACAGTCTGTGGCGTTTCTGGAATAACCACTCGCGATTCAGCCCTCCAAGTAAGCCACGTCCCGATCTCGCTTGCAATCCGTTCATTATTTATACTCACTAGTTTGCCCAGAGTGCCTAAACGATGAAGATCCTGGTTTGCATGAAGCAGGTGCCGCAGAAGGATGCGCCTCTCAAGCTGAACGAGAGCGGCACCTGGATTCGCGAAGACGTTTCCTACGAAGTCAATGAACCTGATGCGTATGCGCTTGAAGAGGCGCTGAGGCAGAAGGAGAAGCACGGCGGCGAGGTCGTCGTTATCACCACTGGGCCCGCGCGTGCGCAGCAGGTTTTGCGCGAGGCGCTGGCTAAAGGCGCCGATCGCGCGATTCACCTCGAAGGCGCAGAGTTTGTCGGACTTGATTCTCTCAATACCGCGAAGGCAATTGCGGCAGCAATCAAGGACGAGCAGTTTGATCTGGTCTTCACCGGTTTGCAATCCGACGATTATGGCTATGCGCAGACCGGAGTGCTGCTGGCCGAAATTCTGGGATGGCCGCATGCGACCATCATTATGAGCATCGAGAAGACCGATTCGGGAATTCGCCTGAAGCGCGAGCTGGAATCGGGATTCTTCCAGCACCTCGAAATGCCCTTGCCGGCGGTGCTCACGATTCAATCGGGCATCAACAAACTGCGCTATGCCACGCTGATCGGAATCAAGCAGGCGAAGAACAAGCCGCTGCGCAAAGTCACACATGCTGAGGTTCAGCAAGCTCTAGGGCCGAATCTGCAGAAAATTGAGAAGCTGTACATTCCTCAGAAACAAAAGAAAACAGAGATGTTGGAGGGATCGCCGACCGAAGTCGCGAAGAAATTGGTGGACAAGCTCAAGAATGAAGTTCGCGTGCTCTGAACGCAAAGCAGCGTAGATGCATCACACCTCTATATAGAAGACTCACTTCTGGCCGATGGCCAGCGTCGTACCCGGGTGAGCTTACAAATCAGCACTGGAGGGTGAGATGGCGCTACCAGAGAAGAGAGACGAACTGAACCGCGTCGATGAGCAGACCACCTTGAAGCGGCTCGATGAGCAGTCAGGATGCACCGTAAATCAAGGCGCGATTGAAGAGCACCACAAAATCGAAGATCGTGTGTATCGCGATGACCGCGAAGTCGAAGAACATCGCAGGCACGGACATGTGTTCGGGAAGGACATACATCCGGAGCGGTATCCGCGGGAGTCACTGAGCCGGCTGGAAGAGGGCATCTTTGAGGACGACGAGGTCCGGCGCGAGCACGACCGCCTTGCATTCAACGGTCCCGATTTGGAATCGCGAGTAGAAGACAGCCGAAACCTTACCCGCACTCTGATCGTGCTCGGAATGTTCCTGCTGATCTTCGCCTGGGTGTTGCTGTTGTGGGTTGGATGGGATGTGCGCAGTGGCGAGGTCTTCTTCAGCACCATGTGCGCGGTATCCATCGCAGTTGGTCTAGGACTGATTGCGTGGGGATTCATCGAGCGGCAACGCGTGATGCACCTGCGTGCGCCGCTGGCCAGACCGATTGAGGAGCAGATTGAACGCGTTCGCAGAGAACACGAACTCAAAGAGAGTGATCGCGCTGCATAAGCCGCGCGTTCTCACGAAAACCAGAGCGAACACGAAGGGCACCAAGGGACAGAGAAGGTCACGGAGATTTATCTTTGTGACCTTCGTGAGTACTTTGTGCCCTCCGTGTTCGCTCTTTGGTTGATAAGGATCGAATGGCAGACACAATTCTCGTCGTTGGCGAACAACGTGAAGGTAAGCTGAACCGGGTCTCGTTTGAAACTCTCACAGCCGCACAGGCCATCGCTGCCGAGACTGGCTGGACACTCGAAGCCGCCGTTATTGGCAGCAACATCGATTCTGTCGCGCAGGAGATTGCGAAAGCGAAAGTCGCAAAGGTATATGCGATCGAATCGCCACAGCTCGAGCGCTATACCGCGGACGCGTACGTAGCCGCTCTGAGACAAGTCATCTCGACGAAGCAGCCTAAGCTCGTGCTGATGCCGCACACGTATCAAGTGCGTGACTTCGCGCCAAAGCTTGCCGCCTCACTTGGACGCACGCTGATTAGCGACGCAATCGGATATCGGAAGGATGGCACAAAGCTGGTCTTCACGCGCCAGATGTTCCAGGGCAAATTCGCCGCCGATGTTTCGTTTTCTTGCGATCCGCCACACTTCGCGACTTTCCAGGCAGGCTCTTTCCGTGGCGATAAAGTCGAAATGGGCGCGAGTGCAGCGCCAATCGAGAAGGTTGCCGCCCACGTCGATGCCAGTTCTATCCGCGTAAAGCCGCTGGAGATCTTCAAGGAAGCCAAGCAGGCTGTCGATCTCACACAAGCCGAAATCATCGTCTCTGTCGGACGCGGGATCAAAGAACAAAAGAACATAGAAATCGCCAAAGCACTGGCCGATGCTCTCGGCGGCGAGATCGCAGCATCGCGTCCGATATGCGATTCCGGCTGGTTACCCATGGATCGCCAGATCGGATCGTCAGGACAAACGGTAGCTCCGAAGTTGTACCTTGCTTTGGGCATTAGCGGAGCAATTCAGCACATTGTCGGGATGAAGGGTGCGCGCAGCATCATCGCGATAAATAAGGACGGAGAAGCTCCGATTTTTGAGATCGCGGATTATGGGGTTGTCGGCAATCTGTTTGACGTGGTGCCAGCGTTGACTGAGGAAGTAAAGAAGGCCAAGGCTGGTCAGTAGTTCCGTAAAATATCGGCTAGAAATTTCAAAAAATAACAAATGATTTTTCGAACCCCGCTTCCCCATGTAGATCGTCCGCAGATGGAAGCTGATGTAGTCATCGTGGGCGGTGGACCAGCGGGAATGGCCTGCGCGCTGCGGCTGTCTCAATTAATTGATCAGCACAATTCATCCAATCCTGACGCGCAACTCAGCAAAGAGAATATATATGTCCTCGAAAAAGCCCGCGAAGTAGGACAACACTGTTTGTCCGGTGCGCTTCTTGATCCGCGTTCCATGCGTGAGCTTCTACCAGGCTTTGAGAAGGAAGCTCCGCTGGATGCCGAAGTGGGAAAAGAAGCTGTTTATTTTCTAACTGAGAAATCGAAGTTCAAGTTTCCCATCACGCCTCCGCCGATGCGCGATCACGGCAATTACGTGATCTCAATCAACAAATTCGTCAAATGGCTCGGTGCGAAGGTCGAACAGGCAGGTATCACTGTTTTTACCGGCTTTGCCGGATCGGAGTTGCTGGTCGAAGACAATCGTGTGATCGGCGTGCGCACCGACGACAAGGGCGTGGATAAACAAAATCAGCCAAAGTCGAATTTCGAGCCTGGCTATGACCTCAAAGCGAAGATCACGATCTTGTGCGAAGGGACGCGCGGATCGCTCACGAAACAACTCATAGGCCGATTCAATCTCGATAAGCATCGGAATCCGCAGACTTATGGCGTCGGCGTGAAGGAGCTCTGGGAAGTTCCTTCCGGCCGCATCGCTCCCGGCGAAGTCATCTACACCTTGGGCTGGCCTTTGACCACGCACGAGTACGGCGGCGCCTGGATTTACGGCAGCAAAGACAATATCGTCTCGCTCGGTTTCGTTACGGGACTCGATTACAAAGATCCTCGTCTTGATCCTCACCACGTGATGCAAACATTCAAGACGCATCCGTTCGTTCGTGAATTGCTTCAAGGCGGCAAGATGATTCGCTATGGAGCAAAGTCTTTGCCCTATGGCGGATGGTTTGCGGTTCCGCCGCTCG from Terriglobales bacterium includes these protein-coding regions:
- a CDS encoding electron transfer flavoprotein subunit beta/FixA family protein; its protein translation is MKILVCMKQVPQKDAPLKLNESGTWIREDVSYEVNEPDAYALEEALRQKEKHGGEVVVITTGPARAQQVLREALAKGADRAIHLEGAEFVGLDSLNTAKAIAAAIKDEQFDLVFTGLQSDDYGYAQTGVLLAEILGWPHATIIMSIEKTDSGIRLKRELESGFFQHLEMPLPAVLTIQSGINKLRYATLIGIKQAKNKPLRKVTHAEVQQALGPNLQKIEKLYIPQKQKKTEMLEGSPTEVAKKLVDKLKNEVRVL
- a CDS encoding electron transfer flavoprotein-ubiquinone oxidoreductase; this translates as MIFRTPLPHVDRPQMEADVVIVGGGPAGMACALRLSQLIDQHNSSNPDAQLSKENIYVLEKAREVGQHCLSGALLDPRSMRELLPGFEKEAPLDAEVGKEAVYFLTEKSKFKFPITPPPMRDHGNYVISINKFVKWLGAKVEQAGITVFTGFAGSELLVEDNRVIGVRTDDKGVDKQNQPKSNFEPGYDLKAKITILCEGTRGSLTKQLIGRFNLDKHRNPQTYGVGVKELWEVPSGRIAPGEVIYTLGWPLTTHEYGGAWIYGSKDNIVSLGFVTGLDYKDPRLDPHHVMQTFKTHPFVRELLQGGKMIRYGAKSLPYGGWFAVPPLAGEGWMITGDSAGFLNSQRLKGIHLAIKSGMLAAETAYDALLEQNFSAQQLASYQTRVEKSWIREELWKVRNFHQGFEKGLIEGMFHTAIQQITIGRGLHERYAAHAGHKRLQHIGTLPAGGYGREHMLGPVKGDGKLTFDKLTDVYHSGTKHEEDQPIHLVIHDTDICNTRCTVEYGNPCQHFCPAKVYEMVEASDVPSGKQIHVNFANCVHCKTCDIMDPYQIITWVPPEGGGGPNYDGM
- a CDS encoding DUF1801 domain-containing protein produces the protein MSTKKAIAVESASARIDDRIKQLGDWRGKTLAKVREIIHAADPEIVEEWKWAKATNPGTPVWSHSGIVCTGETYKSVVKMTFAKGAELKDPSRLFNSSLDGNVRRAIDIHESDKINEAALKDLIRAAVALNLKGKDKPKPKLQRATSKRLD
- a CDS encoding electron transfer flavoprotein subunit alpha/FixB family protein, producing the protein MADTILVVGEQREGKLNRVSFETLTAAQAIAAETGWTLEAAVIGSNIDSVAQEIAKAKVAKVYAIESPQLERYTADAYVAALRQVISTKQPKLVLMPHTYQVRDFAPKLAASLGRTLISDAIGYRKDGTKLVFTRQMFQGKFAADVSFSCDPPHFATFQAGSFRGDKVEMGASAAPIEKVAAHVDASSIRVKPLEIFKEAKQAVDLTQAEIIVSVGRGIKEQKNIEIAKALADALGGEIAASRPICDSGWLPMDRQIGSSGQTVAPKLYLALGISGAIQHIVGMKGARSIIAINKDGEAPIFEIADYGVVGNLFDVVPALTEEVKKAKAGQ
- a CDS encoding VOC family protein translates to MKIKLTSVYVDDQDKALRFYTEVLGFAKKTDFSQGPYRWLTVASPDEPDGTELQLALNNNPAAKAYQQAIFQQNQPATMFFTADIQGDYERIKARGAEFTMPPTNVTGSTIAMVKDTCGNLIQITQLTRYSG
- a CDS encoding SRPBCC family protein — translated: MTDREQYTPGPASGAQVKKDGEMWTLILTRELRHKPEKVWRALTEPAHLREWAPFEVDRSLGAVGSTVKFGWVGSLTSQVSEIKVTRADAPKVLEYSWGDANTRWELEPFAGGTRLTMWHSLNRRFVAMGAAGWHICFDVLDRLLSGNPIGRIAGAEVMKFDGWQRLHKEYAKQFGIEPPKWPPQAAQNS
- a CDS encoding metalloregulator ArsR/SmtB family transcription factor; amino-acid sequence: MESAFGIIAEPNRRAILSLLASSEQSVGEIERRLRMPQPTVSKHLRVLREAGFVESTVDAQRRLYRLKPGPFQELDEWLAQFRRFWSAHVDALERHLDRMDEDQPTTPKKKTRTRRRSPKRESD